The Clostridium sporogenes genome contains a region encoding:
- a CDS encoding FUSC family protein — MKSIGMRNIKTALAVTISILISEFFKLDSPFYAAIAAVISMQNSVTGSYKAGKNRMLGTVTGALIGLTFSSISPNNPFLCGLGIIIVIYICNLLKWDKSVSIACIVFIGIMINLTNKTPLYYSIHRTLDTFIGIIVSVLINMFIKPPVYEKQIIVGCKTIVKHFSKIPTEKIYFHHKVDIKKLKNQISNLENNFNAYKKEILKTKNLDENYISVLIKIFNQTYTHLSFIDTINNKCELNNKNYERFKNLYHLPEEPHKYDENDLNVVYNYHVSKIIYNLESLKKEYKESKLKLSK, encoded by the coding sequence ATGAAATCCATAGGTATGCGTAACATTAAAACCGCCCTAGCAGTTACTATTTCCATATTAATATCCGAATTTTTTAAACTAGATTCCCCTTTTTATGCAGCCATTGCCGCAGTTATTTCTATGCAGAATTCCGTTACAGGTTCCTATAAAGCTGGTAAAAACAGAATGCTAGGTACTGTAACTGGTGCACTTATTGGACTCACTTTTTCTAGTATTTCACCAAATAACCCTTTTTTATGTGGACTGGGAATTATAATTGTAATTTATATATGTAATTTATTAAAATGGGATAAGTCTGTAAGTATCGCTTGTATAGTTTTTATAGGCATAATGATAAATCTTACAAATAAAACCCCTTTGTATTATAGCATCCACAGAACTTTAGATACTTTTATAGGTATAATAGTATCAGTACTTATAAATATGTTCATAAAGCCACCAGTTTATGAAAAGCAAATAATCGTTGGATGTAAAACTATAGTAAAACATTTTTCAAAAATACCTACAGAAAAAATCTATTTTCATCATAAAGTAGATATAAAAAAGCTTAAAAATCAAATAAGTAATTTAGAAAATAATTTTAATGCTTATAAAAAAGAAATATTAAAGACTAAAAATTTAGATGAAAATTATATATCTGTTTTAATAAAAATCTTTAATCAAACCTATACACATTTATCCTTCATTGATACTATAAATAATAAATGTGAATTAAATAATAAAAATTATGAAAGATTTAAAAATCTATATCATTTACCAGAAGAACCTCATAAGTATGATGAAAATGATTTAAATGTTGTATATAACTATCATGTGTCTAAGATAATATACAATTTGGAAAGTTTAAAAAAGGAATACAAAGAAAGTAAGTTAAAACTAAGTAAATAG
- a CDS encoding alginate lyase family protein has translation MRKFKWIYNRLKAMSIGEILYRINEKNHKKIYKKRYSEPKSILKINERNIKNVDFVDKRINSIFQEFMVKNHEFETKIKVYNTVYDISEKIDWHKGMKGTWPKNKSSFDISFRGREDIGDVRFTWEINRHLFLPNLALQYKCLNKEDSYICLKEHFYNWIKNNPFMQGVNWASPMEIAIRSYEWLITYSQIKDRMDRQFKQDMLLAIINSMEYVSNNFSKFSSANNHLILEAAITSIIGYCVEPMYDQSWFEKGYKILKREIPIQVYEDGVNKEQAAHYHTFVLDMMLQYNFFLKKIKKEPIYEDLIFKMIEFIGMLHQSGEVIEFGDSDDAKILQLDGKEKDYYLYVLQLASLYYKELFVPISRVSIEVKFICGSLYTDITKLSMHKYKSFKVYDKGGYAIVSENKNFLMFDIGELGFKSIAAHGHADALSLVYYYDKKAVLVDPGTYIYNVDKKWRDYFRDTVNHNTLTQNELSQSKIAGPFLWSKKAKVKLKDFGETTDLIYIYGEHDGYKPNIHKRAITYIKKQEMLIIEDSFRGIGQVNYIFHSNVKLQEISNNVLKLCIEGEKLYFYFSKPYEVVEKYISKSFLVKEKTLGVKIKNNFNINPKIYSVISKEPIEFYNNKIIYDNKCYMYTNYKDIRGDSSNENS, from the coding sequence ATGAGAAAATTTAAATGGATTTATAATAGATTAAAAGCTATGTCTATAGGAGAAATTTTATATAGAATTAATGAAAAAAATCATAAGAAAATATATAAAAAAAGATATTCAGAACCTAAATCTATTTTAAAGATAAATGAACGTAATATTAAAAATGTAGATTTTGTAGACAAGAGAATTAATAGTATATTTCAAGAGTTTATGGTAAAAAATCATGAATTTGAAACAAAAATAAAAGTTTATAATACGGTTTATGATATATCAGAAAAAATAGACTGGCATAAGGGTATGAAAGGTACATGGCCCAAAAATAAAAGTAGTTTTGATATAAGTTTTAGAGGTAGGGAAGATATAGGAGATGTAAGGTTTACTTGGGAAATTAATAGGCATTTATTTTTACCTAATCTTGCACTTCAATATAAATGTTTAAATAAAGAAGATTCATATATATGTTTAAAGGAACATTTTTATAATTGGATAAAAAATAATCCTTTTATGCAAGGAGTAAACTGGGCTTCTCCTATGGAAATTGCTATACGTTCTTATGAATGGCTTATTACATATTCTCAAATAAAAGATAGGATGGATAGGCAATTTAAACAGGATATGTTGTTGGCAATAATCAATTCTATGGAGTATGTATCTAATAATTTTTCGAAATTTTCATCTGCTAATAATCACTTAATACTAGAAGCTGCTATTACATCAATAATAGGATATTGTGTTGAACCTATGTATGATCAAAGTTGGTTTGAAAAGGGATATAAAATATTAAAAAGAGAAATTCCAATTCAAGTATATGAAGATGGGGTTAATAAAGAGCAAGCGGCTCATTATCATACTTTTGTATTAGATATGATGCTTCAGTATAATTTCTTCTTAAAAAAAATAAAAAAAGAACCTATATATGAAGATCTTATTTTTAAAATGATAGAATTTATAGGGATGTTGCATCAATCTGGTGAAGTTATAGAATTTGGAGATAGTGACGATGCAAAGATTCTTCAATTGGATGGTAAAGAAAAAGATTATTACTTATATGTGCTTCAGCTAGCGTCTTTATATTATAAAGAGTTATTTGTACCAATAAGTAGAGTTAGTATTGAAGTTAAATTTATATGTGGAAGTTTATATACTGATATAACAAAGCTTAGTATGCACAAATATAAAAGTTTTAAAGTGTATGATAAAGGAGGATATGCAATAGTTAGCGAAAATAAAAACTTTCTTATGTTTGATATAGGTGAATTAGGCTTTAAAAGCATTGCAGCTCATGGACACGCCGATGCATTGTCATTAGTATATTATTATGATAAAAAAGCGGTATTAGTTGATCCAGGAACCTATATATATAATGTGGATAAAAAATGGAGAGATTATTTTAGAGATACAGTTAATCATAATACTTTAACCCAAAATGAACTTTCACAATCCAAAATAGCAGGACCTTTTCTTTGGTCTAAAAAGGCAAAAGTTAAATTGAAGGATTTTGGAGAAACTACAGATTTAATATATATATATGGTGAGCATGATGGATATAAACCTAATATTCATAAAAGGGCTATTACATATATAAAAAAACAAGAAATGTTAATTATAGAAGATAGTTTTAGAGGTATAGGGCAGGTAAACTATATTTTCCATAGTAATGTTAAATTACAAGAAATCAGTAATAATGTATTGAAGCTATGTATAGAAGGAGAGAAACTATATTTTTATTTTTCAAAACCCTATGAAGTTGTAGAGAAATATATTTCAAAATCTTTTTTAGTAAAAGAAAAAACCTTAGGAGTTAAAATAAAAAACAATTTTAATATAAATCCTAAAATTTATTCAGTTATATCTAAAGAGCCTATTGAATTTTACAATAATAAAATTATTTATGATAACAAATGCTATATGTATACAAATTATAAGGATATTAGAGGTGATAGCAGTAATGAAAACAGTTAA
- a CDS encoding VanZ family protein, producing the protein MNKSKKLIYFIPSFIWMVIIFIFSNQQAESSNKNNFFIADVLRKGKITLFKHIDYNFLNFLIRKAAHITEYFILFMLLYLAFKKTFYKNPKIKASIITILYACTDEFHQLFILGREGKIRDVLIDSIGVFMGLLLIYIFKFIKKHKKKE; encoded by the coding sequence ATGAATAAATCTAAGAAACTAATATATTTTATACCTTCTTTTATTTGGATGGTGATTATCTTTATTTTTTCAAATCAACAAGCAGAATCATCAAATAAAAACAATTTTTTTATAGCAGATGTGCTAAGAAAAGGAAAAATAACTTTGTTTAAACATATAGACTACAATTTTTTGAATTTTTTAATAAGAAAAGCAGCTCACATAACAGAATATTTTATACTGTTTATGCTTTTATATTTGGCTTTTAAAAAAACTTTTTATAAAAATCCTAAAATAAAAGCATCTATTATAACTATTTTATATGCCTGTACTGATGAATTTCATCAATTATTTATTCTAGGAAGAGAAGGAAAGATAAGAGATGTACTTATAGATTCTATAGGTGTATTTATGGGACTGCTTTTAATCTATATATTTAAATTTATAAAAAAACATAAGAAAAAGGAATAA
- a CDS encoding serine O-acetyltransferase, whose translation MFNAIYFYRLERKLYLWNIPIIPKLIKLLIFLIYNCVIPYECEIGNGTKFGYGGMGVVIHKKSEIGSNCFISQQVTIGGKTGYNEVPKFGDNVIIGAGAKILGPITIGNNVTIGAGAIVLKNVPDNAVVVGNPARVIKIKAE comes from the coding sequence GTGTTTAATGCTATATATTTTTATAGATTAGAGCGAAAATTATATTTATGGAATATACCTATAATACCAAAACTTATAAAGTTATTAATTTTTTTAATATATAATTGTGTAATACCTTATGAGTGTGAAATAGGGAATGGTACAAAGTTTGGGTATGGTGGAATGGGAGTAGTAATTCATAAAAAATCAGAGATAGGTTCAAATTGTTTTATAAGTCAGCAAGTTACAATAGGAGGAAAGACAGGATACAATGAAGTACCAAAGTTTGGAGATAATGTAATAATAGGAGCAGGTGCAAAAATCTTAGGACCTATAACTATTGGTAATAATGTAACTATTGGTGCAGGAGCAATAGTATTAAAGAATGTGCCAGATAATGCAGTAGTGGTAGGGAATCCAGCTAGAGTAATTAAGATTAAAGCTGAATAA
- a CDS encoding phenylacetate--CoA ligase family protein, which translates to MKNKVLREGITFKKMLKFLEESQHYSKQELKNYQDEHLKKIVKHSYENVPYYKEIFNKNKLMPSDIRAQKDLWKLPLLTKNDIKQNFNKLKATNMPKWLLNEGHTSGTTGTPAHFYRDLNSINFENATVWRQWRWAGIDIGDRIVVCRGSEIKVSEKDHIFWQKNNIQKQLFLSSFYLSDENMKYYIDEFKRYNGKALQAYPSTAYVIAKYLEKTNDKIKLKAVFTSSEPIYDFQRKLIEDRFECKIWDFYGLAERVVSASECKNHEGLHINEEYGITEILDEEENESKEGFLVGSTIHNYAMPLIRYVTNDYTKISSSKCSCKIEHRIISPIETKKEDMVITKEGRYISPSIITHAFKPLTHVAKSQVIQHDFDDFEIKIVPEEGFNDNEIDILMKGLKERFGQKSSIDINIVQDIPRTKNGKFRWVISKISKGNS; encoded by the coding sequence ATGAAAAACAAAGTATTACGTGAGGGCATTACATTTAAAAAGATGCTTAAATTTTTAGAAGAAAGCCAACATTATTCTAAACAGGAACTAAAAAATTATCAGGATGAGCATTTAAAGAAAATAGTAAAGCATTCTTATGAAAATGTACCATACTATAAGGAGATATTTAATAAGAATAAATTAATGCCTTCAGATATAAGAGCACAAAAGGATTTGTGGAAATTACCTCTTCTTACTAAAAATGATATAAAACAAAATTTTAATAAATTAAAGGCAACTAATATGCCTAAATGGCTATTAAATGAAGGGCATACTAGTGGAACTACAGGTACACCAGCACATTTTTATAGGGATTTAAATTCTATCAATTTTGAAAATGCTACTGTGTGGAGACAATGGAGGTGGGCAGGAATTGATATTGGAGATAGAATTGTTGTTTGTAGAGGGAGTGAAATAAAAGTTAGTGAAAAGGATCATATATTTTGGCAAAAAAATAATATTCAAAAACAATTATTCTTGTCTTCTTTTTATTTATCAGATGAAAATATGAAATATTATATAGATGAATTTAAAAGATATAATGGGAAAGCGTTGCAAGCATATCCTTCTACAGCTTATGTTATTGCTAAGTATTTGGAAAAAACTAATGATAAAATTAAATTAAAAGCCGTATTTACCTCATCTGAGCCTATATATGATTTTCAAAGAAAATTAATAGAGGATAGATTTGAATGTAAAATATGGGATTTTTATGGATTGGCAGAAAGAGTTGTTAGTGCGTCAGAGTGTAAAAATCATGAAGGGCTTCATATTAATGAAGAATACGGTATTACGGAAATCTTGGATGAAGAAGAGAATGAATCAAAAGAAGGATTCTTAGTTGGAAGTACCATACATAATTATGCAATGCCTTTAATAAGATATGTTACTAATGATTATACTAAAATTAGTTCTAGTAAATGTTCTTGTAAAATAGAGCATAGAATAATTAGTCCTATAGAAACAAAGAAAGAAGATATGGTTATAACAAAAGAGGGAAGATATATAAGTCCATCAATTATTACTCATGCTTTTAAACCATTAACTCATGTTGCCAAATCTCAAGTAATACAACATGATTTTGATGATTTTGAGATAAAAATAGTACCAGAAGAAGGATTCAATGATAATGAAATAGATATATTAATGAAGGGGCTAAAAGAAAGATTTGGTCAAAAGAGTAGTATAGATATAAACATAGTACAGGATATCCCAAGAACTAAAAATGGTAAATTTAGATGGGTAATATCTAAAATAAGCAAAGGAAATAGTTAA
- a CDS encoding SGNH/GDSL hydrolase family protein — MKDRKYNITIFFLIIIFIALIVVGTMRDKKNYASKKVNKFVQTINKNKESFKKDDKETNKDNKEQENLSLYEKINKKKEITMLSIGDDMANSMSVEEKDKWHRNIKKYIEDTYKIKVDTKVIWKEKSKIDEALDNYKKVETKTYDLIFITLGEYNIGYEPTEKLASKYEELIREIIKNNPKSDLYLIVQSSIRLDKNYPEAIIKIANHYNLNIVDMRKAFKNSNENYITLTTDGILPNKKGYNLYTKEIIKSLEKNIKSQKVIKYEEKQVLYKTK; from the coding sequence ATGAAAGACCGTAAGTATAATATAACCATATTTTTTTTAATAATAATATTTATAGCCTTAATAGTTGTTGGAACCATGAGAGATAAGAAAAACTATGCCAGTAAAAAGGTAAATAAATTTGTACAAACTATAAATAAAAATAAAGAATCTTTTAAAAAAGATGACAAAGAGACAAATAAAGATAATAAAGAACAAGAAAATTTATCTTTATATGAAAAGATAAATAAGAAAAAAGAAATAACTATGCTAAGTATTGGTGATGATATGGCAAATAGTATGTCTGTGGAGGAAAAGGATAAATGGCATAGAAATATAAAAAAATATATAGAAGATACATATAAAATAAAAGTAGATACAAAAGTTATTTGGAAAGAAAAAAGTAAAATAGATGAAGCTTTAGATAATTATAAAAAAGTGGAAACTAAAACTTATGATTTAATATTTATAACTCTAGGAGAATATAATATAGGTTATGAACCTACAGAAAAGTTAGCATCAAAATACGAAGAGTTAATAAGAGAAATAATAAAAAATAATCCTAAAAGTGATTTGTATTTAATAGTACAAAGTTCTATAAGGTTAGATAAAAATTATCCAGAGGCAATAATAAAAATAGCTAATCATTACAACTTAAATATAGTAGATATGAGAAAGGCTTTTAAAAATTCTAATGAGAATTATATTACATTAACTACAGATGGAATATTGCCAAATAAAAAAGGATATAATTTATATACAAAAGAAATAATAAAATCTTTAGAGAAGAATATAAAAAGTCAAAAGGTAATAAAATATGAAGAAAAACAAGTTTTATACAAAACAAAATAA
- a CDS encoding WecB/TagA/CpsF family glycosyltransferase, translated as MKTVKMFDCNVAALTMEETIQEIECYIKERKPVQHVVINAGKVVLMENNHELKTVIQKCPLINADGQSIVWASKILAKPLPERVTGIDLMENLVRLSNEKGYRIYFFGAKEHIVKKVIKKYKDEYPNLQIAGYRNGYFSEKDNKDIVEDMKKSKADILFVAFSSPKKEFWLHNNMDKIDIPFCMGVGGSFDVVAGKTKRSPKWMQKIGLEWFYRFMQEPRRMWKRYLVGNFKFIKIVIEEKMKRKK; from the coding sequence ATGAAAACAGTTAAAATGTTTGATTGTAATGTAGCAGCTTTAACTATGGAAGAAACTATCCAGGAAATAGAGTGCTATATAAAAGAAAGAAAGCCTGTACAACATGTAGTTATAAATGCAGGGAAAGTTGTTTTAATGGAAAATAATCATGAATTAAAAACAGTTATACAAAAATGTCCATTAATTAATGCAGATGGTCAATCTATTGTATGGGCTTCTAAGATTTTAGCCAAACCTTTACCTGAAAGAGTTACTGGTATTGATTTAATGGAAAATTTAGTTCGTCTGTCTAATGAAAAGGGCTATAGAATATATTTTTTTGGAGCAAAAGAACATATTGTAAAAAAGGTTATAAAGAAGTATAAAGATGAATATCCTAATCTACAAATAGCTGGGTATAGAAATGGATATTTTTCAGAAAAAGATAATAAAGATATAGTTGAAGATATGAAAAAATCAAAAGCAGATATTTTATTTGTAGCTTTTAGTTCACCTAAAAAAGAGTTTTGGCTTCATAATAATATGGATAAAATAGATATACCTTTTTGTATGGGAGTAGGTGGAAGTTTTGATGTGGTAGCTGGAAAAACTAAAAGATCACCTAAATGGATGCAGAAAATAGGGTTAGAGTGGTTTTATAGATTTATGCAAGAACCAAGGAGGATGTGGAAGAGATATTTGGTAGGAAATTTTAAATTTATAAAAATAGTTATTGAAGAAAAAATGAAAAGAAAAAAATAA
- a CDS encoding GNAT family N-acetyltransferase, which produces MNIQIINSVKELEKYNLQWENLINDSENPEIFYSWNWISNFLKYMCNKGIEIFIILILDQKEIMGIMPLCIEKRKVGFITARVMHPIVNKTADYCSFYFHKKYNEYELLKRGFKVIYENKEKWDYIELTNFNTRNRSTYLIKQIIESVFHSKCFFEQSVMAPYLKYGSIDNKINKKQLKDIERRERKLEKDHNLEIYINAKWNREVWDEFIKLHREKWGKGIFFNKEYIEFYEQLIPKLEEKDQLEFSYLKVDGSLAAIHFGFKTEKKVYYYIPVYSSQYLTKGVGSILLKHIVENYSKSRMEFDFLRGDEKYKFDWTDKVHMNYNFYIINENRKIYLSNYISLVLWAKKNKTIRKLLKK; this is translated from the coding sequence ATGAATATACAGATTATAAATAGCGTTAAAGAATTAGAGAAGTATAATTTACAATGGGAAAATCTAATAAATGACAGTGAAAATCCAGAAATATTTTATAGTTGGAATTGGATAAGTAATTTTTTAAAATATATGTGCAATAAAGGAATAGAAATTTTTATAATACTTATTTTAGATCAAAAGGAAATAATGGGCATAATGCCTTTATGTATAGAAAAAAGGAAAGTAGGCTTTATAACAGCAAGGGTAATGCATCCAATTGTGAACAAAACTGCAGACTATTGTTCTTTTTATTTTCATAAAAAATATAATGAATATGAGCTATTAAAAAGAGGTTTTAAAGTAATATATGAAAATAAAGAAAAATGGGATTACATAGAATTAACTAATTTTAATACAAGAAATAGGAGTACATATTTAATTAAACAAATAATTGAAAGTGTATTTCATAGTAAATGCTTTTTTGAGCAAAGTGTAATGGCACCTTATTTGAAATATGGAAGTATTGATAATAAGATTAATAAAAAGCAATTAAAAGATATAGAACGTAGAGAAAGAAAATTAGAAAAAGATCATAACCTAGAAATATATATAAATGCCAAATGGAATAGAGAAGTATGGGATGAATTTATAAAGTTACACAGAGAAAAATGGGGAAAGGGTATTTTTTTTAATAAAGAATATATTGAATTTTATGAACAGTTAATACCTAAATTAGAAGAAAAAGACCAATTAGAATTCTCATATTTAAAAGTTGATGGAAGTTTAGCTGCTATTCATTTTGGTTTTAAAACAGAAAAAAAGGTTTACTATTATATACCTGTTTATTCTTCACAATATTTAACCAAGGGTGTAGGGAGTATTTTATTAAAACATATAGTAGAGAATTATAGTAAAAGTAGAATGGAATTTGATTTTTTAAGAGGAGATGAAAAGTATAAATTTGATTGGACAGATAAAGTACATATGAATTATAACTTTTATATTATTAATGAAAATAGAAAGATATATTTAAGTAACTATATTTCATTAGTTCTATGGGCCAAAAAGAATAAAACAATTCGAAAATTGTTAAAAAAATAA
- a CDS encoding IS6 family transposase, giving the protein MNKANKKITCPRCHSHKLYKFGKDKQGNQKYQCKECRRQFAPTAEKRQLIGYPRCPLCGKGTFIHHNYSNYINYRCNNKRCNHSFFIAKPTAILPSSNTKIDGKLDFKGMRFPIHIILMALDLYFLNESSTRRISQYLFRLFNVKVSHVTIANWTKKFAAYFKLKSDRLLKDVVLSDSDEWHADETVVFINGKRHYLWLVIDSESRLIISYHLSPYRDAKQAFSLFNDAKKFGSPRAIVTDRLPSYNVPIKSTFEDTVHIKVQSFRDDISNNIIESFNKTFKSWYKGLRGFNSFDSANKLISMFIFHYNFLRPHYSLRDLSPAEVIGVTYSTKAKNNWLLAA; this is encoded by the coding sequence ATGAACAAAGCTAATAAAAAAATTACATGTCCTAGATGTCACAGTCACAAACTTTATAAGTTTGGAAAAGACAAACAAGGCAATCAAAAATATCAGTGCAAAGAGTGCAGAAGACAATTCGCGCCTACGGCGGAAAAGCGTCAGCTTATCGGTTATCCTCGTTGTCCTTTATGTGGCAAAGGAACTTTTATTCATCACAATTACTCAAATTACATTAATTATCGTTGTAACAATAAAAGGTGTAATCATAGTTTCTTTATAGCAAAGCCTACGGCCATACTACCTTCAAGTAATACCAAAATAGATGGCAAATTAGATTTTAAGGGTATGAGGTTCCCAATCCATATTATTTTAATGGCATTAGACCTTTATTTCCTCAATGAAAGTTCTACAAGAAGGATTTCTCAGTATTTATTTAGATTGTTTAATGTAAAAGTATCTCATGTAACTATTGCAAATTGGACTAAAAAGTTTGCTGCATACTTTAAATTAAAATCCGATAGGTTGCTAAAAGATGTTGTTCTATCGGATTCTGACGAATGGCACGCAGATGAAACTGTTGTATTTATAAATGGGAAACGTCATTATCTATGGCTTGTTATTGACTCTGAAAGTAGACTAATTATTTCTTATCATTTATCACCATATAGAGATGCAAAACAAGCTTTTAGTCTATTTAATGATGCTAAGAAATTTGGTTCTCCCAGAGCTATAGTTACTGACAGGCTTCCCTCTTATAATGTACCAATAAAATCAACATTTGAAGATACTGTGCACATAAAAGTTCAATCATTTAGAGATGATATCTCTAATAATATTATTGAATCCTTTAATAAAACATTTAAATCCTGGTATAAAGGCTTAAGAGGTTTTAACTCCTTTGATAGTGCTAACAAACTAATATCTATGTTTATATTTCATTATAACTTTCTACGTCCACACTACTCACTACGTGATTTATCACCTGCTGAAGTAATAGGAGTTACTTATTCAACTAAAGCCAAAAATAATTGGTTATTAGCTGCCTAA
- a CDS encoding acyltransferase — MKGKIYFAAYLINQKKNSWFYKNLFRAFGAKIGHNIVFANKPEVCGYIDNISIGDSCFIDKNVVFVVNKEGKLKIGNNTLLSYNTILNAGIGSISIGSNIMIAANTYIITNDHNVKENLSVRNSSHIIQDVVIEDNVWIGCNCSILKGVTIGEGSIIGAGSVVIKDIPPYSIAVGSPCRVIKKRYDKDILIKKLKDEGYDLKKIDNIVESIVY, encoded by the coding sequence ATGAAGGGGAAAATATATTTTGCAGCATATTTAATAAATCAGAAAAAGAATAGTTGGTTTTATAAAAATTTATTTAGAGCTTTTGGGGCTAAAATAGGACATAATATAGTATTTGCAAACAAGCCTGAAGTTTGTGGATACATAGATAATATTAGCATAGGTGATAGTTGTTTTATAGATAAGAACGTAGTTTTTGTAGTTAATAAAGAAGGAAAATTAAAAATAGGAAATAATACTTTATTATCTTATAATACTATACTAAATGCTGGTATAGGAAGCATTAGTATAGGAAGTAATATTATGATTGCAGCAAATACTTATATCATAACTAATGATCATAATGTTAAAGAAAATTTAAGTGTAAGAAATTCATCACATATTATTCAGGATGTAGTTATTGAAGATAACGTATGGATAGGATGTAATTGTTCTATATTAAAAGGAGTAACTATTGGAGAAGGAAGCATAATAGGAGCAGGATCAGTAGTTATAAAAGATATTCCACCTTATTCAATAGCTGTTGGATCTCCATGCAGAGTAATAAAGAAAAGATATGATAAAGATATATTAATAAAAAAATTAAAAGATGAAGGATATGATTTAAAGAAAATAGATAATATTGTTGAATCTATAGTTTATTAG